A window of Metabacillus sp. B2-18 contains these coding sequences:
- a CDS encoding YjcZ family sporulation protein, with product MPYYEAPAYGYCAPAYRPNTFALIVVLFILLIIIGATIYGNKC from the coding sequence ATGCCTTATTATGAAGCTCCTGCTTATGGATATTGTGCTCCTGCTTATAGACCGAATACGTTCGCGCTTATTGTTGTGCTATTCATTTTGTTAATTATTATAGGTGCAACGATCTACGGTAATAAGTGTTAA
- a CDS encoding ABC transporter ATP-binding protein: MFTLQNIRYKKILKIESLHIPANKVTFLVGESGAGKSTLLKMLNIMLSPDHGEIFYKKENIDDLDPIYHRRNVIMLSQQPTIFEGTIRENLNKGLIFAGEKEKEDKELKQALTIVHLEKDLDEKADTLSGGEKQRLALARILLLDAEVYLLDEPTSALDEVTEELVMKNFIEMIKKNNKTAILITHSQKLVSTYAENVVTLKKNGSES, translated from the coding sequence ATGTTTACATTACAAAATATTCGTTACAAAAAAATATTAAAAATTGAATCACTTCATATACCAGCAAATAAAGTGACTTTTCTTGTCGGAGAAAGTGGTGCAGGAAAATCAACATTATTAAAAATGTTAAATATCATGTTGTCTCCAGACCATGGTGAGATTTTTTATAAAAAAGAAAATATAGATGATCTTGATCCTATATATCATAGAAGAAATGTTATTATGCTGTCACAACAACCGACGATATTTGAAGGAACAATTAGAGAAAACTTGAACAAAGGTCTTATTTTCGCAGGTGAAAAAGAAAAAGAAGATAAAGAGCTAAAACAAGCACTAACTATTGTTCATTTAGAGAAAGATCTTGATGAAAAGGCTGATACCCTTTCAGGAGGGGAAAAACAAAGACTTGCGCTTGCACGAATTCTCCTGTTAGATGCGGAAGTTTATTTATTGGATGAACCGACTTCAGCCCTAGATGAGGTAACGGAAGAACTGGTCATGAAGAATTTTATTGAAATGATAAAGAAAAATAATAAAACAGCCATTCTTATTACACATTCCCAAAAGCTTGTTTCCACTTATGCTGAAAATGTTGTTACCCTAAAGAAAAATGGGAGTGAGAGTTGA
- a CDS encoding Cof-type HAD-IIB family hydrolase, whose translation MATKSVIFFDIDGTLLTHDKELPFSTKEAIFKLKDEGHVVAIATGRAPFMFEDLREELNINTYVSYNGQYVVLDGEVLFTNPLKISSLEKLTENALLNEHPVVFMDHEDMKANVPEHHYINESIYSLKIKHFPTHDPYYYKGRDLYQTLLFCPEGEEKQYEQNYQDFDFVRWHPFSVDVVPSGGSKAIGIKKIVEKLGFSDEHQYAFGDGLNDIEMLSTIKNSVAMGNAENRVKEVAKYVTKSVEENGILHGLQQVGLL comes from the coding sequence ATGGCCACTAAAAGTGTGATTTTTTTTGATATAGATGGAACTTTACTTACACATGATAAAGAATTACCATTTTCAACTAAAGAAGCTATTTTTAAACTGAAAGATGAAGGACATGTTGTTGCGATTGCAACAGGTCGAGCTCCTTTTATGTTTGAAGATTTACGTGAAGAATTAAATATAAATACATATGTTAGCTATAATGGTCAATATGTCGTACTAGATGGCGAAGTGCTTTTTACAAATCCTTTAAAGATTTCATCACTCGAAAAATTAACAGAAAACGCTCTTCTGAACGAGCATCCTGTTGTCTTTATGGATCATGAAGATATGAAAGCAAATGTTCCCGAACACCACTATATTAACGAAAGCATTTATTCATTAAAAATCAAACATTTTCCTACACATGATCCGTACTACTATAAAGGTCGTGATTTGTATCAAACGCTTTTATTTTGCCCAGAAGGAGAAGAGAAGCAATACGAACAAAATTATCAGGATTTTGACTTTGTAAGGTGGCATCCTTTTTCAGTGGATGTTGTCCCAAGTGGCGGTTCAAAGGCAATTGGAATTAAGAAAATCGTTGAGAAGCTTGGATTTTCGGATGAACATCAATATGCTTTTGGCGATGGTTTAAATGACATTGAAATGCTTTCAACTATAAAGAATAGTGTAGCAATGGGAAATGCAGAAAATCGTGTGAAGGAAGTCGCAAAATACGTAACTAAATCAGTTGAGGAAAATGGTATACTTCATGGACTTCAACAGGTAGGGCTTTTATAA
- a CDS encoding flavin-containing monooxygenase — protein sequence MIYDVLIIGAGQAGLSMGYFLKQSHLSFLIIDKEQEIGSVWRKRYDSLVLFTPKRYSSLPGLMMEGNLDEFPPKNEIVAYLKKYATTFSLPIKHGTEVIRVEKTKNIFHVVTNRGALLAKQIIVATGPFQTPKIPEISQKLDHSIKQLHSSQYKNSTQLQDGAVLVIGGGNSGTQIAVELSKSKEVYLSISQKLTFLPLTFASKSIFWWFDKLGILHANRDSFIAKKLQQQGDPIFGYNLKELIRKGKVILKTRTKNAEHTTIYFEDGDTLKVKNIIWATGFYSNYHWLKIKEAFDKQGNPKHKRGVTSVSGLYFLGLPWQHRRGSALLLGVGNDAKYLCQQIIKNVNSM from the coding sequence ATGATATATGATGTTTTAATTATTGGTGCAGGTCAAGCGGGTCTTTCAATGGGGTATTTTCTTAAGCAAAGTCATTTATCCTTTTTAATTATAGATAAGGAGCAAGAAATTGGAAGTGTATGGAGGAAACGCTATGATTCTTTGGTTTTATTTACACCTAAAAGATACAGTTCTTTACCAGGTTTGATGATGGAAGGAAATTTAGATGAATTTCCCCCAAAAAACGAGATTGTTGCGTATCTTAAAAAATATGCAACTACCTTTTCTTTACCAATAAAACATGGTACCGAAGTGATTAGAGTAGAAAAAACTAAAAATATTTTTCATGTAGTAACAAATAGAGGAGCATTGTTAGCAAAACAAATAATAGTTGCTACAGGACCTTTTCAAACACCGAAAATACCTGAAATCTCTCAAAAACTAGATCACAGCATTAAACAACTTCACTCATCTCAATATAAAAATAGTACTCAACTACAGGATGGGGCTGTTTTAGTGATTGGGGGAGGAAACTCTGGAACACAAATAGCGGTTGAATTATCGAAATCAAAAGAAGTATATTTATCTATTAGTCAAAAGCTGACATTCTTACCGTTAACTTTTGCCTCTAAAAGTATATTTTGGTGGTTTGATAAATTAGGTATTTTACATGCGAACCGTGACTCTTTTATAGCTAAAAAGCTTCAACAACAAGGCGATCCTATTTTTGGATATAATTTAAAAGAATTAATTCGAAAAGGGAAAGTGATCTTAAAGACTAGAACAAAAAATGCTGAACATACGACCATATACTTTGAAGATGGAGATACATTAAAAGTGAAAAACATCATATGGGCAACAGGATTTTACTCAAATTACCATTGGCTTAAAATAAAAGAAGCTTTTGATAAACAAGGAAATCCAAAGCATAAAAGAGGTGTTACTAGTGTTAGTGGATTGTACTTTTTAGGACTTCCATGGCAGCATAGAAGAGGCTCAGCACTATTGCTGGGGGTTGGAAATGATGCAAAATATCTATGTCAACAAATTATTAAAAATGTAAATAGCATGTAG
- a CDS encoding DUF523 domain-containing protein, which yields MLLVSSCLAGLEVRYNGTHSLLKEIRDLVNENKAVTVCPELLGGFTTPREPAEIVGGNGEDVLDGHARVVEKSGKDVTQLYIRGAYSTLEKAIEMKAKVVILKDYSPSCGSSMIYNGRFKGKKVIGNGVTTALLKRNGIMVFSESNLPDKL from the coding sequence GTGTTGTTAGTTAGCTCTTGTTTGGCCGGTTTGGAAGTAAGATACAATGGAACACACAGTCTACTTAAAGAAATAAGGGATTTAGTAAACGAAAACAAAGCTGTAACCGTTTGTCCTGAATTACTCGGAGGCTTCACCACACCAAGAGAGCCAGCAGAAATTGTTGGAGGAAATGGAGAAGATGTTTTAGATGGACATGCTAGAGTGGTGGAAAAGTCAGGAAAAGATGTAACGCAGCTATACATAAGAGGTGCATATTCAACATTAGAAAAAGCCATAGAGATGAAAGCAAAAGTAGTGATTTTAAAAGATTATAGTCCTTCATGCGGAAGTTCAATGATTTACAATGGTAGGTTTAAGGGGAAAAAAGTAATTGGAAACGGGGTAACAACAGCTTTATTGAAAAGAAATGGGATAATGGTGTTTTCTGAAAGCAATCTGCCTGATAAATTGTAA
- a CDS encoding cytochrome c oxidase assembly protein → MNDNHNHHLTGTLDLYFIVGFCLLLFIYVHAAVIANHKKRKWPLYRTIFWILGILCAAISLIGPIANRALFDFTFHMVGHLLLGMLSPLLLVLAAPISLMMRALSVTASRRLSRVLRSWPIRLISDPIASSLLNIGGLWILYLTDLYSLMHQNVFLHFIIHIHVFLAGYLFTSSMISFDPNPHKASFTYRTCVLIITLAGHGILSKLIYANPPASVSKVHAEDGAMLMYYGGDIIDLVLIYFLCLEWYKATRPRVTTITT, encoded by the coding sequence ATGAACGATAATCATAATCACCATTTAACTGGTACCCTTGATCTATACTTTATAGTAGGATTTTGCTTGCTTCTTTTCATTTATGTGCATGCAGCTGTAATTGCAAATCATAAAAAAAGAAAGTGGCCTCTTTATCGAACAATATTTTGGATATTAGGTATTTTATGTGCTGCTATTTCATTGATCGGACCTATTGCTAATCGGGCACTTTTCGATTTTACATTTCATATGGTTGGTCATTTATTGCTTGGAATGCTTTCCCCGTTATTATTGGTCCTTGCAGCTCCAATATCTTTAATGATGAGGGCATTGAGTGTGACAGCTTCCCGACGTTTGTCTCGTGTTTTAAGAAGCTGGCCAATTAGACTGATCAGTGATCCAATCGCTTCTTCTTTGCTTAATATAGGTGGGTTATGGATACTTTATTTAACTGACCTTTACTCACTCATGCATCAGAATGTGTTTTTGCATTTTATCATACATATTCATGTTTTTTTGGCAGGTTATCTTTTTACGTCTTCAATGATCTCGTTTGATCCAAACCCTCATAAAGCAAGTTTTACATACCGTACTTGTGTCTTGATTATTACTCTAGCTGGTCATGGTATTTTATCAAAATTAATATATGCTAATCCACCAGCTTCTGTTTCAAAAGTTCATGCAGAGGATGGGGCAATGTTGATGTACTATGGCGGGGATATCATAGACCTTGTTCTCATTTATTTTCTTTGTTTAGAATGGTATAAAGCAACTAGACCAAGGGTAACTACAATAACTACGTAA
- a CDS encoding YbaN family protein yields MFAILGFISLGVGVAGIILPILPGGPFFLLASFCFAKSSKKFERWFQSTSFYNKYVEGFRQKKGMTLKEKIRINLIADTFILFSVFYINILVIKVILVLLAIYKHYYFLKKIKTIKPKQKEADKIFYRK; encoded by the coding sequence ATGTTTGCTATTCTTGGATTTATTTCCCTTGGTGTTGGAGTTGCGGGAATTATTCTCCCTATTTTACCCGGAGGTCCATTTTTTCTCTTAGCATCATTCTGCTTTGCAAAAAGCTCTAAGAAATTTGAAAGATGGTTTCAAAGTACCTCATTCTATAATAAATACGTTGAAGGTTTCCGACAGAAAAAAGGCATGACACTTAAAGAAAAAATTCGTATCAACCTAATTGCAGATACGTTCATCCTTTTTTCGGTCTTTTACATAAACATCCTAGTGATAAAAGTTATTTTAGTGCTACTTGCAATATACAAGCACTATTATTTCTTAAAGAAAATTAAAACGATTAAACCAAAGCAAAAAGAAGCTGATAAAATTTTTTATAGGAAGTGA
- a CDS encoding TerC family protein, translated as MESLWLEYAWALLILIGLEGLLSADNALVLAVIAKHLPEDQKKRAINYGIIMAFVFRFLALFAISFIANVWQIQAIGAAYLLYLGLKHIIQARFGKENENIREEEEKEAAGKGFWPTVGKIALADLAFAIDSILAAVALALGLPDSPLGNFGGMDGGKFIVVVLGGIAGLILIKFAATWFVQLLAKRPALETTAYAIVAWVGVKLAVITLAHEDIGILDHHFPHSTVWTLIFYGVLVGIALLGWFAPANKSLEKDLT; from the coding sequence ATGGAATCATTATGGTTAGAGTATGCCTGGGCATTGTTGATTTTAATTGGGTTGGAAGGACTGTTATCTGCTGATAATGCGTTAGTGCTGGCAGTTATAGCTAAACATTTACCTGAGGATCAGAAAAAAAGAGCTATAAATTATGGAATTATCATGGCTTTTGTATTCAGGTTTCTTGCACTTTTTGCTATATCATTTATTGCGAATGTCTGGCAAATTCAGGCGATAGGTGCAGCTTATCTTCTTTACTTAGGATTAAAGCATATTATTCAGGCACGTTTCGGTAAAGAAAATGAAAATATTCGTGAGGAAGAAGAAAAGGAAGCAGCTGGTAAAGGTTTTTGGCCAACTGTAGGTAAGATAGCATTGGCAGACCTTGCTTTTGCGATTGATTCAATTCTTGCAGCAGTAGCACTGGCGCTTGGACTTCCGGATTCACCACTAGGCAATTTCGGTGGTATGGATGGAGGAAAGTTTATAGTAGTTGTTTTAGGAGGTATTGCTGGTCTTATCTTAATCAAGTTTGCAGCAACATGGTTTGTTCAGTTACTTGCAAAACGTCCAGCTCTGGAAACAACAGCATATGCAATTGTTGCTTGGGTAGGTGTTAAACTTGCAGTCATTACTTTGGCTCATGAAGATATCGGTATCTTAGATCATCATTTTCCACACAGCACGGTCTGGACTTTGATCTTTTATGGAGTGTTAGTTGGAATAGCCTTACTTGGATGGTTTGCACCTGCTAACAAGTCTTTAGAAAAAGATTTAACATAA
- a CDS encoding DUF2243 domain-containing protein codes for MFSDFNKYLSCNLWSGFLFGIGLAAFIDETVFHQLLRWHHFYDRSTTDVGLISDGLFHAFSWFATIWGLFILADLRRKQGFWFKRWWGGMLVGSGGFQLYDGIIQHKLMRIHQIRYVENILPYDLIWNIIAAIMILVGSILLFQTKNHEKKSKGMDAIYER; via the coding sequence ATGTTTTCTGATTTCAATAAATATTTATCATGTAATCTATGGTCTGGTTTTTTATTTGGAATAGGTTTAGCAGCCTTTATCGATGAAACTGTGTTTCATCAACTTTTGCGTTGGCATCATTTTTATGATCGATCAACAACAGATGTTGGACTAATATCTGATGGACTTTTTCATGCATTTAGTTGGTTTGCTACAATTTGGGGGTTGTTTATACTTGCCGATCTTCGAAGAAAACAAGGATTTTGGTTTAAAAGGTGGTGGGGAGGTATGCTTGTAGGTTCCGGTGGATTTCAACTTTACGATGGGATTATTCAACACAAATTAATGAGAATTCATCAGATTCGCTATGTAGAAAATATCCTTCCTTATGATTTGATTTGGAACATAATAGCCGCAATCATGATTTTAGTTGGCTCTATTCTTTTGTTTCAAACCAAAAATCATGAGAAAAAAAGCAAGGGAATGGATGCTATATATGAACGATAA
- a CDS encoding DUF3231 family protein, whose product MGILSGNPQNEPLHYGEVFGAWSFLLTSKAAVAGYQTKVNHAGDEDLSKLLMEAIDQCQQEMKQIETILKDNGVALPPTPPERPNARLEDIPAGAKFMDQEIAAALSASIAAGLVACSQMIGQAIREDIAMMFGQFHTQKAALGGKVLRLNKEKGWLIPPPLHLNKTEE is encoded by the coding sequence ATGGGCATTTTAAGTGGTAATCCTCAAAACGAGCCATTACATTATGGAGAAGTTTTTGGTGCTTGGTCTTTTCTTTTAACTTCAAAAGCAGCAGTTGCCGGATATCAGACAAAGGTTAATCATGCTGGAGATGAGGACCTTAGTAAATTGCTAATGGAAGCAATAGATCAATGTCAACAAGAAATGAAACAGATTGAGACAATTTTAAAAGACAATGGAGTCGCTCTTCCTCCTACACCACCTGAACGTCCAAACGCTCGTTTAGAGGATATTCCAGCAGGAGCAAAGTTTATGGATCAAGAAATTGCAGCAGCTTTATCCGCAAGCATAGCTGCTGGATTGGTAGCATGTAGTCAAATGATTGGTCAAGCAATTAGAGAAGACATCGCTATGATGTTTGGTCAATTCCATACACAAAAAGCAGCACTTGGTGGCAAAGTGTTACGACTAAATAAAGAAAAAGGTTGGCTAATTCCACCTCCTCTTCATTTAAATAAAACAGAAGAATAA
- a CDS encoding ABC1 kinase family protein has product MNMKSKWIRMSKVLLLFFSIFIRIYWFKLRKKTEQEWELLWEKIGADFRKTLFELEGLLIKVGQILSIRADLLPHSFIKQIQDLTDKVPPSEWKEIQAVIEAEWGCELDQHLRSIEKTSIASASIGEVYQGILKNGAKVAIKVQRPQIQSIVSIDFRTLGIVIWFADRFVPIPKEFINFKVLYKELKSVIEQELDFQKEMKSLLFFKERFKEDDDVKIPHVYSDLCTSKIIVMEWVEGIRLTNDKALESLELNREELAQRLLKVFLPQWLEPGIFHADPHPGNILITKDGQVILLDFGMVGEITKKDASYFQSLIGSLLAKDYSKAVECLSQLGFLHPQADFRTMEKLLAELVSFDTAALKETDLIQLKMEMNDMIQALPIQVPTRFVFLGRSVVTIEGILRQVAPEAEILELGRPVFMRWLQKQGNSKWTFLWQWAQSQPVFKVVHSVNEFLRLPQKLESIKETEQRRHFQFVIFENNKKRFFQLLLIGLIGFCMGLYSGQSVLWQLSTAIGFISIIGYFICSFKQKKWMKYMQERK; this is encoded by the coding sequence ATGAATATGAAAAGCAAGTGGATTCGTATGTCAAAGGTTTTGTTATTATTTTTTTCAATTTTTATAAGGATTTATTGGTTCAAACTAAGAAAAAAAACTGAACAAGAATGGGAATTATTATGGGAAAAGATTGGGGCAGATTTTCGAAAAACACTTTTTGAATTAGAAGGTTTGCTTATTAAAGTTGGTCAGATATTAAGTATACGTGCCGATTTGCTTCCTCATTCCTTTATTAAGCAAATTCAGGATTTAACTGATAAAGTACCTCCTTCAGAATGGAAGGAGATTCAAGCTGTGATTGAAGCTGAATGGGGATGCGAACTTGATCAACACCTACGTTCAATTGAGAAAACCTCAATTGCATCTGCATCAATAGGGGAAGTATATCAAGGTATTTTAAAGAATGGTGCAAAAGTAGCTATAAAAGTACAAAGACCACAGATTCAATCTATTGTTTCAATTGATTTTCGAACGTTAGGAATCGTTATTTGGTTTGCAGATCGTTTTGTTCCGATTCCTAAGGAATTTATTAATTTTAAAGTGTTATACAAGGAATTAAAAAGTGTGATTGAGCAAGAACTCGATTTTCAAAAAGAAATGAAATCATTACTATTTTTTAAAGAAAGATTTAAAGAAGATGATGACGTGAAAATTCCACATGTTTATTCTGATCTTTGCACATCAAAAATTATCGTAATGGAATGGGTTGAAGGAATAAGGTTAACTAACGATAAAGCTCTTGAGTCGTTAGAGTTAAATCGTGAAGAGCTTGCACAACGACTTCTTAAGGTTTTTCTTCCTCAATGGCTCGAGCCTGGAATATTTCACGCCGATCCACATCCGGGAAATATCCTCATTACTAAGGATGGACAAGTAATTTTATTAGATTTTGGAATGGTGGGGGAAATAACTAAAAAAGATGCTTCATATTTTCAAAGTTTAATTGGAAGCTTACTTGCAAAGGATTACTCTAAAGCAGTAGAATGCTTATCACAATTAGGATTTCTACACCCTCAAGCTGACTTTAGAACAATGGAAAAACTACTTGCTGAATTAGTTTCCTTTGATACAGCTGCTTTAAAAGAAACAGATTTAATTCAATTGAAAATGGAAATGAATGATATGATTCAAGCACTACCTATTCAAGTTCCAACAAGGTTTGTTTTTCTCGGTCGATCAGTTGTAACAATTGAAGGAATTCTTCGTCAAGTTGCGCCTGAAGCAGAAATTTTAGAATTAGGAAGACCTGTTTTTATGAGGTGGCTACAAAAGCAAGGTAATTCTAAATGGACGTTTCTCTGGCAATGGGCTCAATCTCAGCCTGTTTTTAAGGTCGTCCATTCTGTAAATGAGTTTTTACGACTACCTCAGAAATTAGAGTCAATAAAGGAAACGGAGCAGAGAAGACATTTCCAGTTTGTTATATTTGAAAATAATAAAAAACGATTTTTTCAACTACTACTAATAGGACTAATCGGATTTTGTATGGGATTATATAGCGGACAATCTGTTCTTTGGCAATTATCTACAGCTATTGGGTTCATATCGATTATTGGGTACTTCATTTGTAGTTTTAAACAGAAAAAATGGATGAAATATATGCAGGAACGAAAATGA
- a CDS encoding ABC transporter permease: MGNVIRDIELWRLAAGYLFIILLIAFVRWRGLNREIRIIVSTARMTIQLVVVGYILTYIFEDPNPYIITFIVLFMLTFSIFNTYKQVAKPLSRKLKQIIALSMTAGSLLTLLYFNFVVIHFQPWYEPHYLIPIAGMIIGNSMTGITLGVKNLVEGIEKEKHLIEGALMLGAKPEAATKSVVNAAFDSAILPTINSMVGMGIVFLPGMMTGQILAGINPIIAIEYQIAVLLGIAGSVALTVMIFTSFSYKTFFNDRQQFINK; this comes from the coding sequence ATGGGAAATGTGATAAGAGATATTGAGCTGTGGAGGCTTGCTGCTGGATATTTATTTATAATATTATTGATTGCATTCGTTAGATGGAGAGGCTTAAATAGAGAAATCCGCATAATTGTTTCTACAGCAAGAATGACAATTCAATTAGTGGTCGTAGGATATATCCTAACGTACATTTTTGAGGATCCAAACCCTTATATCATCACCTTTATTGTGTTGTTTATGCTTACATTTTCAATTTTTAATACATACAAGCAGGTGGCAAAACCATTATCTAGAAAACTAAAACAAATTATTGCTCTCTCAATGACGGCCGGTTCGCTTCTAACGTTGCTTTACTTTAATTTTGTTGTCATTCATTTTCAGCCTTGGTATGAGCCTCATTATCTGATTCCAATAGCAGGAATGATTATAGGAAACTCAATGACAGGGATTACTCTTGGTGTGAAAAATTTAGTAGAAGGTATTGAAAAGGAAAAGCACTTAATTGAGGGTGCACTCATGTTGGGAGCTAAACCTGAAGCCGCCACCAAGTCTGTTGTCAACGCCGCGTTTGATTCAGCAATATTACCAACAATTAATAGTATGGTAGGTATGGGAATTGTTTTCTTACCAGGCATGATGACAGGTCAAATATTAGCCGGAATAAATCCAATAATAGCGATTGAATATCAAATTGCTGTATTGCTTGGTATTGCTGGAAGTGTAGCTCTAACAGTCATGATTTTTACATCATTTAGTTATAAAACTTTCTTTAATGATCGTCAACAGTTTATAAATAAGTAA